In one window of Halomarina pelagica DNA:
- a CDS encoding thiamine pyrophosphate-dependent dehydrogenase E1 component subunit alpha, translating to MAIDEETSKRFLREMLRIREFEDEIKTRFQEGEIPGFVHLDYGHEGTHVGMSQAMRDDDWLAVGGARLVGQYVAKGVPLGEIMAELYGKSGGSNKGYGGQMHVSDVGRKLYGHAATIGSGQNPAVGLAFAEEMKGTDNVAVTTIGDGGTSRGSFHTALVFASYWDLPVVFVIENNQWAISTPSSALSPDNLSDYGIPHKIPNESIDGSNVETVYETVSEAIERARNGEGPSVIESRVARLGPHFEGDKQTYRDETEFEEERELKDPLKNYRKQLLDDGVVTEQDIDEMIEAIRAEVQEAIEFARESPEPEPETAYENVYRTPLYGQGE from the coding sequence ATGGCAATCGATGAGGAGACCTCGAAACGGTTCCTTCGAGAAATGCTCCGAATTCGGGAGTTCGAAGACGAGATCAAGACTCGGTTTCAGGAAGGAGAGATTCCGGGGTTCGTCCACCTGGACTACGGACACGAAGGAACGCACGTAGGGATGAGTCAGGCGATGCGGGACGACGACTGGTTGGCGGTGGGTGGGGCCCGACTCGTCGGCCAGTACGTCGCGAAAGGCGTCCCGCTCGGTGAGATCATGGCCGAGTTGTACGGCAAGAGCGGCGGGTCGAACAAGGGGTACGGCGGACAGATGCACGTCTCGGACGTCGGGCGGAAGCTGTACGGACACGCCGCGACGATCGGGTCCGGGCAGAATCCAGCGGTCGGGCTGGCGTTCGCCGAGGAGATGAAAGGGACGGACAACGTCGCGGTCACGACGATCGGTGACGGCGGGACCAGCAGGGGATCGTTCCACACAGCGTTGGTATTCGCGTCCTACTGGGACCTCCCGGTGGTGTTCGTCATCGAGAACAACCAGTGGGCGATTTCGACCCCATCGTCGGCACTGTCACCCGACAACCTCTCAGACTATGGGATTCCACACAAGATCCCTAACGAGAGCATTGACGGGAGTAACGTAGAGACGGTCTACGAAACCGTTTCTGAGGCAATTGAACGTGCCCGAAACGGGGAAGGGCCGTCGGTTATCGAGAGTCGCGTCGCGCGGCTCGGCCCGCACTTCGAGGGTGACAAGCAGACGTACCGCGACGAGACCGAGTTCGAAGAGGAGCGAGAGCTGAAAGACCCACTCAAGAACTACCGAAAGCAATTGCTCGACGACGGCGTCGTCACGGAACAGGACATCGACGAGATGATCGAGGCCATCCGCGCGGAAGTACAGGAAGCCATCGAGTTCGCCCGTGAGAGCCCCGAACCGGAACCCGAAACGGCCTACGAGAACGTCTACCGGACCCCGCTGTATGGGCAGGGGGAGTAA